The genomic stretch CGCTTAAAAGTATCTGCCTGACCCACTTCATCAAAAGCCATTACTACAGATGCTGCGCCATAACGACGAATCAAGCGTGCTTGTTTTCTGAAAGACTCTTCACCCTCTTTGAGTGAGATCGAGTTAACAATCGGCTTACCTTGAATGCATTTCAGGCCAGCTTCGATCACGCTCCACTTGGAGGAGTCAATCATGATCGGTACACGAGCAATATCTGGTTCTGAGGCGATCAAATTCAAGAAGCGCGTCATCGCTGCCTCTGAATCCAACATCGCCTCATCCATATTGATGTCAATCACTTGGGCACCATTCTCAACTTGCTGTCTTGCAACTACTAAGGCTTCATCAAATTGATTATTCAAAATCATGCGTGCAAATGCTTTAGAGCCCGTAACGTTAGTGCGCTCACCAATATTTACAAAACCAACTTCTGGCGTGACATTGAAAGGCTCTAGGCCTGAAAGCTTCATCGCCGGCATTACCTTCACAGCCTTAGTCATGCTGACACCTCCGCGCTCTCACGGTAGAAGGCACGTGGCTTGCGCTTAGCAACCGCATTAGCAATTGCACGAATATGATCTGGCGTCGTTCCACAGCAACCGCCTACGAGATTGACTAAGCCATCTTTTGCAAAGCCATCAACTAGGCTAGAGGTAATTTCTGGGGTCTCATCAAAACCTGTATCACTCATTGGATTGGGGAGGCCGGCATTGGGATAGCAAGATACAGCAGCATCACAAATACGAGCAAGCTCAGCAATATAAGGACGCATGAGCGCTGCACCTAAGGCGCAGTTCAAACCAAAGGTCAAGGGCTTGATGTGACGCAGACTATTCCAGAAGGCTTCAACTGTTTGTCCAGACAAAATACGACCAGAAGCATCAGTCACTGTTCCCGAAATCATCACCGGCAAACGCTCGCCAGTCTCTTCAAAAAATTCATCCAATGCAAACAAAGCAGCTTTTGCATTCAGTGTGTCAAAAATTGTTTCGACTAAAAATAAATCAACGCCACCCTCAAAGAGGCCTTCAATCTGTTCGCGATAAGAAGCCCGCAATGCATCAAATGTCACATTACGTGCACCTGGATCGTTTACATCTGGAGAAATGCTTGCCGTCTTTGGGGTAGGTCCAATTGCTCCAGCTGCAAAACGTGGCTTATCTGGCGTAGAGTATTTTTCACATGCCGCACGCGCTAATTGGGCAGAGATCACATTCATCTCTCGTGCCAAGCCCGCCATCTTGTAATCCTCTTGCGCGACAGAAGTGGCGCCAAAAGTATTGGTCTCAATAATGTCTGCGCCTGCATCTAAATACTGCTCATGAATCTTGCTGATGATCTGGGGCTGAGTCAGAACTAAGAGTTCGTTATTACCCTTGATATCGCCCGGATGAGCCTCAAAGCGCTGGTTAGCTGGCAATCCACGGTAATCTGCCTCATTGAGCTTGTATTGCTGAATCATGGTGCCCATAGCGCCATCCAAAATCAGGATGCGCTGCTTCAGTAGCTCGGGAAGTGCCTGGCCACGGGTGTAGGGCTGGGATAAACCATTAGATTGCATTGCTTAACCGGGATTAATCTCTAGAATCTCTTATTGTATTGGCAATAAGCCACTTTTATCTGACCTGGAGCACACCCTATGTTTGGCACTATCCCTGAATTCAATCAAAGCCTTGAAATGATGAAAACCATGTGGGGACAAGCAGCTGGTGGGCAGACGCCAGGACAATTCCCCTTCACTACAGACGCCTCTAAGGCTGCCGGGGGGTTTGGCTCAGCATTTCCAGGGCTAGATACCGATGAGCTAGAAAAACGCATCAAGGATCTTAAAAGTGTTGAAAACTGGTTGAACCTGAATCTCAACATCTTGAAGTCCACTATTCAGGGTCTAGAGGTTCAACATGCCACCATGATGGCCCTCAAATCATTCGGGGATGCTGTTTCAGCAACTGCAGCTGCCGCTACGGGTGGAGCCACTGAAGACTCAGGAACAAAGGCTGCTAAACCACGCAAAACCGCAACACGCCGTCGTCGCAAAGCTGGCGACTCAACTTTCCTCGACGAAGTAGGTAATTCAGATGAGCAATAGCCTCACCCATGGCAAATGTCATTTGGTGAATATCTAGTTCGCGCCTAAATAAAACCGGCACGATCTCCCGAGCAGTTGCCGGTTTTTTACATGCTCCAAGCGTTTCTGCCAAACGATCATCGTGATGAGCTTTTAACTGATCAATTCGCGGCTTCATTCCCGTAAATGGTTTGCCATGAGATGGCAGCACAAGAGTGCTGTCTGGCAATGGCAGATATCGATCTAAAGAACTGAGATACAAGCCTAAAGGATCCGCATCCGGATCAGCATCGTAGACGCTGACATTCGTAGAGATTCGTGGCAGCAACATATCTCCAGAGATTAATACGCCTAGGTCTTTACAAAATAGTGAGGCATGCTCAGGCGCATGACCAAAACCCATAATGACTTGCCACTCATGTCCACCAATCAAAATCATTTCACCGTCAATGATGCGACGATATTGCCGCGGCACACCTGGAACCATATTGCTGTAATAGTTTGATCGAGCCCGAATTTTTTCTAAATCTTCTGGGGCAACTAATCCATGCTTCTGAAAATGATCTGCAGACCCACCGCCACCAGCACGTGCACCAACTGCAGCACCACCCTCTTTATGACTTAACCATTGCGCAGTTAAATAATCCGTCATTGAAATCCAAAGCGGTGCATTCCATTTTTCACATAGCCATTGAGAGAGTCCAACGTGGTCTGGATGCATATGGGTCACGATGACTCTCAGTACAGGCAAGCCTTCTAGCTGGGTGGCAAAGATCTCATCCCAAGCTGCTTTCGTCTCATCATTCGCAATACCGCAATCCACGATGGTCCAGCCCTGAACACCCTCAAACTCATCGCGCAGTAGCCAAAGATTGATGTGATCCAAAGCAAACGGTAGACGCATCCGCAACCAACGCACGCCAGGCGCTACCTCCATTGAACTACCCACTTCCGGCAAAGTATCGGCTAAGGGATAATGAATAGAACTAAGATCGCTGGATTGGTTTTTGGTATTCATCTATTTCTATTCTAGGTTTACTTTGACAACAGTTCCATCGCCTTGTATCAACTGGTGCGACATCAATCCTGAAAATGGTTTTTGTCGTGGTTGCTATCGCACACTTTCTGAAATTGCCGATTGGTCTGAACTCTCTAATCCTGAAAAGCTTGAGGTCTGGGCACTACTGGAAACACGCAAACCTCAAGCACCACAATAAATATTACTAATTAGCAATTGCTTATTTATTTACATCTACGATTAATCTACCGCGCACATTTCCGGCCATCAGTTCTGCAGCATATTTAATGGAGTCCTCCAAACTAATTTCATGGGAGATCTCCTCTAAAGTTTTGAGATCGACCAACTTACTCAATTGCTCATAGGCAGCCATGCGTTTAGCTTTTGGCACGGTCACGCTATTGATGCCATACAGAGTCACCCCACGCAAAATAAATGGTGCAACAGTCGATGGAAAATCCATTCCCTGCGCAAGGCCGCAGGCGGCAACCGCACCATCGCTCTTGGTTTGTGCACAGGCATTTGCCAAGGTATGACTACCAACGCTATCTACCACTGCCGCCCAACGCTCTTTAGCCAATGGTTTGCCAGGGGCTGACAGTGCAGCACGATCAATGACCTCACTTGCACCTAATTTCTTCAGATAATCAGCCTCGGACAAGCGACCTGTACTAGCAACAACCGTAAATCCTAATTTGCTCAGAAGAGTAATGGCGAAGCTGCCAACTCCACCCGCGGCGCCAGTTACTAATACTTCACCATCACTTGGTTTCAATCCATGCTTTTGTAATGCCATCACACACAGCATTGCGGTATAGCCAGCAGTGCCAATAGCCAGAGCCTGCTTAGCAGTAAACCCTTTTGGCAAGGGAATAAGCCACTCTGACTTCACTCGTGCTTGCTGAGCCAATCCACCCCAATGACCTTCACCAACGCCCCAACCATTGAGCAACACCATATCCCCAGCCTTAAATTCTGGGCTAGCGCTCTCTAACACCTCGCCTGCAAAATCAATCCCCGGAACCATGGGAAAGCTACGCACCACTGGACCTTTCCCAGTAATCGCTAAACCATCCTTGTAATTTAAAGTGGAATAGAGCACCTTCACTCTGACATCCCCCTCTGGCAAACTAAGCTCATCAACCTGAGTCAGCTCAGCCCGATAGCCGCGATCATCCTTATTTACCAAAATTGCGTTAAACATGTCTCTTCCTTTTAAATGCGCTGCATTCCCCCGCAGCAAATGCGTAATAGGTTTATCCTAACGAGCATTGCTGATTATGGAGGCTTCCATGAAAAAAATTCTACTATTAACTTCGATTTACGGCTTAACTCTAGCTGGATGCTCCTCAAGCCAAATTCACATGTCTATGGGCAATATGCGCTTAATCAGCTCCAGCGCCTCCCCACAAGATGTGATGGATTTTGCCAATACGACTTGTAAAAATGACTTCTACCAAGGCGCAAGCTTCCTTTCAAAGGCAGGCAAGGAATATCGCTTTAAATGCGTCAAAGCTGAGGAGAACGAAATTCTGACCCCAATTCCAGGTACAACTATCCCCGCTGGTGCTCCTGCGCCGGCAGCTGCAAAGTAAGTAATTCATTAAGAAAACGAGATGACCCCATTTACCTCTCAAGAGCTCCGCAAAGGATTCTCCTCTTTCGCAACAGGGGTCACTGTGATTACTTGCCTAGATGCCGACCAGAACGCACATGGCATCACCATCAGCTCATTTAATACTGTTTCATTGGAGCCGCCACTTATTTTATGGAGCTTAAAGAAGCATTCACGCCTGATGCCTAATTTTGAAGTGGGGCACAAACAATTAATTCATGTGCTCGCGCGTTCACAAGAAGCCATGGCAATGCACTTTGCTACCGTCAAGGAGAACCAGTTCGATAACATTCCGCACAAAATTGCAGCAAGCGGTCTCACTCAAATTGAAGGATGCTCAGCCTACTTTGAATGCGAAACAGTTTCAGTCCACACCGGCGGCGATCACAATATCATTGTTGCTAAAGTGCTCAACCTAAAGCACACTCCAGAGAGTCATCCGCTCATATTTGCGCATAGCAAATTTATGGGTTTAGATTCATCAATTTAAAATTACCTAAATAGGAATTCTCATGATGCGCTTATGGGGAAGAAAAAGTTCTATCAATGTGCAAAAGGTCTTGTGGTGCCTTGCAGAGCTGGGGCTTGAAGAAGGCAAAGATTTTGAGCGCATAGATGCCGGTCTTCATTTTGGAATAAATCATACTCCTGAATTCTTAGCACTTAACCCGAATGGCTTGGTCCCCACTCTAGAAGACGGTGATCTTGTGCTCTGGGAGTCCAATACTATTTTGCGCTATCTTGTTCGTCAATACGATAGGTCGAAGCGCTTTCCTGCTGACACTAAAAATCAGTACCAATCTGAGAAGTGGATGGACTGGCAACTGGGAACTATGTGGCCACCATTAAGAGTTGCATTCTTAGGACTCACTCGTACCCCTGAAGCAGATCGTAACTATGAGTTAATTAAGAGCTCATATCAGGAGGCAGATGCATTGCTGGCATTACTTGATCAGACCTTAGAAAAACATGCTTACTGCGCTGGCGAACAATTCAGCGTCGGAGATATTCCATTGGCTTTGTGTGTAAGTCGATGGATTCTGCTACCACAAACTTTCCCCGAAAAAATAGGGCCTCGCTCACAATTAAACAATATTGATGCGTGGATGAAACGGATTGAACTAGAAACTAAATATCAAATCGTGGCACAAAAAGAACTCAATATCGTGAAGTAAATAACTGGTATCTCAGATTTTCTGAATCTGAGACATCAAGTAAAAAGGGTGAACTAAGTTCACCCTTTTTTCATAGTTTTTTACAGAATAAATTACTGTTGCTTGAATTTCTTCTGATGGTGATCGGCACCAATAAACAAATACATCGCCGGAACCACGAAAAGCGTGAATAAAGTACCAATCGATAGTCCAGTAAAGATCACAATACCCATCGACTGACGGCCAGCGGCACCTGCACCAGATGCAATCACCAGGGGAACAACACCCAGCACCATTGCCGCGGTGGTCATCAAGATTGGGCGCAAACGGACGCTACTAGCCTCTACGATGGCATCTAACTTACTGCGGCCAGCTTCCTGCAATTCATTAGCAAATTCCACAATCAAAATTCCGTGCTTGCTGATCAAACCCATTAGCGTAACCAAGCCAACTTGGGTATACACATTCAAAGTTGTGAATCCCAAATTAATAAAGATTAATGCACCAAATAAGGCGAGCGGCACTGAGACCAAAATCACGATCGGATCCCGGAAGCTTTCAAACTGTGCAGCCAAGACTAAAAATACGATCAAGATGGCAAAGAACATGGTGACCAAGAAACCGCCAGACTCCGCCATAAACTGACGGGATGGGCCGGCGTAATCCATGGTGTAACCATTCGGCGCCACCTCTTTTAAAGTTTGACGCATGAACTCAAGTAAGTCGGCCTGTGAAATAAATGGCGTACTCACACCAGAGATCGTTGCGGAGTTCAACTGTTGAAAGTGATTAATGGATTGCGGAACTACTTTTTGTTTAATTGTTGCTATAGTGCGCGCCTGAATCATCTGTCCACTTGGAGTACGTATGTAGTAATCCAAGATCTGATCTGGATTTAAGCGGTCCACTTGCTTTACTTGCGGAATCACGCGATAGGAACGGCCAGCAACAGAGAAGTAATTCACATAACCACCACCCAAGGCAGCGGAAAGGGCGCTACCCACTTGTTGCTGCGTCATACCCAGTGCAGCTACTTTCTCACGATCGATTTCTAAAACGTCTTGCGGCTTATCAATCTTTAAATCTGAATCCACAAAGAAGAAGTTACCGCTACGACGTGCCTTATCCAGAACCGCCTGAGACACTTCATTGAGCTGCTCATAAGACTCTGTAGTATTAATAACCACCTGAACAGGAAGGCCCTGCGCACCAGGCAAAGCTGGGAACTGGAAGGCGGCTACACGAGCACCGGCAATCGAATTCCACTTACTTTGCATAGCTTCCTGAAACTTCGTGGCATTACGACTACGTTGATCCCAATCTTTTAGTAATACACCACCAAAGCTACTAGTGGGGCTAGTGATCTGGAACATCTGCTCATACTCAGGCTCTGCAGCTGATATTTGATAAATCTGATCAGCATAGGTCTGCATTTGATTGACGGTGCTATTCGGCGGACCTGAAGCCTGCATCAAAACTATGCCTTGGTCTTCTGTTGGCGCCAATTCAGCGCGAGCAGTAGCGTAGAGATAAGCCACACCTCCCAGTAAAATCACACCCATCACAATAATGACCTGCCAAGTGCTCAGGAGCTCACGCAAAGTGCTTTGATAACTGTGATGAACTTTTTCAAAAACGCGATCAATCTTTTGTACAAACGAAGAGGCTTCTTGCTCTTCAGTAAAAATGCGTGAACACATCATCGGTGAAAGCGTTAACGCAATCAATCCCGATACCGCGACTGCACTTGCTAAAGTAAAGGCAAACTCGGTAAAGAGCGCGCCCGTTAAACCACCCTGAAAACCAATTGGTATATATACGGCGATCAACACAATCGTCATTGCCAAAATTGGACCACCCAACTCGCGCGCAGCAATTAAAGAAGCCTCCAGCGGTGACTTGCCTTCTTTCATATGACGGTCTACGTTCTCAACCACAATAATGGCATCGTCGACCACCAAGCCAATTGCAAGTACTAGGGCTAACAGCGTCAGCAAATTAATGGAGTAACCCAAGATCTGCATCAAGAAGAATGTGCCAATTAATGAGAGTGGCATTGCAATCACCGGCACGGCAACAGCGCGTGCGCTTCCCAGGAAGAGATAAATCACCACCGTCACAATCAACAGCGCCTCTAAAAGGGTTGCCACTACCTCATCAATCGAAGTAGTAATGAACTTAGTCGAGTCATAAACCACTTTGCCCGACATACCGGTTGGCAACTGCTTCTGAATATCTGGCACTACTGCGCGAACACGTTCTGCTACATCGAGCAAGTTCGCCTGAGGCGCCACCTTGATGGCAATAAACACTGAGCGCTTGCCACTAAATGCAACATTGGTGTTGTAGTCTTCAGAGCCCATGCTCACAGTTGCTACTTGATCTAGGTACACAATATTGATGCCATCTTTTTTGACAACCAACTTGCGGAACTCATCGAGCGTATGGAGATCCGTGCCGGCCACCAAATCGACGGCAACCATGTCACCCTTAGTGCTGCCTACTGCAGATAAATAGTTATTAGCTGCCATGGCACTATAGACATCATCAGCACCGACCCCAAGTCCCGCCATCTTCTCGCGATCAAGCCATGCGCGTAGGGCAAACTTTCTGCCACCAGTAATTTCAGCATTCTGAACACCATCGACAGCATCCAGCTTTGGCTTCACTACCCGTAATAAGTAATCAGTAATTGCATTGTTTGGAATGTCATCGCTATAAAAGCCCATGTACATTGCCGCAGTAGACTGACCAATTTGTACAGTCAATACGGGTTGCTGGGCTTGCGGAGGTAACTGATTCTTAACCGAACTAATCTGCGTCTGGATTTGTGTCAGAGCAGCATTGGAGTCGTAATTGAGCTTGAGAGTCGCGGTAATGGTCGAGAGGCCACTCACACTCATCGAGGACAAATAGTCAATACCTTGGGACTGAGCAATCGCAGTTTCTAATGGCTGCGTAATAAAGCCTGCAATCGTCTCTGGATCAGCGCCATAGTAAGCCGTCGTAATAGTAACAATTGCATTTTGGGTTTGTGGGTATTGGTTGACTGGCAAAGAACCAGCCGCCTTCAAGCCAAACACCAAGACAAGCGCACTCACTACCAGCGAGAGCACTGGCCTACGAATAAATATATCAGTCCAATTCATCTAGGACTTATTCCTGTGGCTGTGGGTTTGGTGAATTGGATGGCAACACCTTGTTATTGATAATTAGCGGCGTGCCATTCTTCAACTTAAGCTGACCACTAGTAACAACCGTAGCACCCTCTTCAACCCCTTTGAGAATTGCCACTTGATCGCCACGCGTTAGTCCTGTAGTTACAAAGACCTGTTGAGCCTCAAGTGCAGGCTTGCCCTGCTTATCCTTTTTACCAGTTGGCTTAGCAATAAACACTGTTGAGCCATACGGGTTATAAGTCACTGCAGTTTGAGGCAAGGTCAGCAACTTCACTTCATCGCCCAACTTAATATTCACATTAGCAAACATGCCTGGCAAAATTTTCTTATCCGGATTCGCTAACTGAGCCTCAATCTGAATATTGCGTGTATTGGTATCGACCTTCGGACTCACAGCAGTAACCTTGCCAGTAAAGCTTGCGCCCTTGAATGCATCAGTCGTCACCACAATTTCTTGCCCAACCCGAATCTGTTCAGCATTACTTTGCGGAAGATTGAAATCGACAAAAATAGGATCTAAAGTTTGAAGAGTGAGCAACTTGTCACCTGGGTTGACGAATTGACCAGGGTTAATCATCACGATACCGACACGACCAGTGAAGGGGGCTTTTAGATTCTTCTTGGCGACTAAGGCTGTTTGCTGCTCTACCTGCGCCTGCTTAGAGGCAGCATCAGCTTTACTAGTATCAAAGACATTCTTACTAATCGCCTGAATTTCTAATTGTTGCCTATCGCGTTCATTAATTACCTTAGCTAAATCTGCCAACGCTTTTAATGAATTGAGTTGTGCAACATCTGAGGCGTCATTCAGTTTAATCAGCAAGTCGCCTTCTTTTACATCCATACCCGATTTAATGGGTACAGTTTGCACAAGGCCACCGATTTCAGTGCTGAGATCTACTCCTCTAAATGCGCGGACATTACCAACGCTAGAAAGCTTAGGCTGCCAAGCAGTTGTCTCCACCACCATCGTGGAAACAGTTGCAGGAGGCAAGCCCATGCCAGCGATGAAATGCTTAATCATGAAAGTCTTGAGTTGATTGAACCCAAAGATCAAGCCAAGCAACAAAAATACACCACACAACATAATGGTCATGCGTCGACCCAATGGGGTCATAGACTGTAACTTGGCATTTGCCTTGCTACGTATAAAGCGATCGCGCAAACGTAAGCAGAGCCCTTTTACTTTCCCCCAAAGCGCAATCAACTTCTCGCGAAGTTTCCACTCGACCGCCTTCGCAAGCGTCCAAGCCCACAAGGCAAGCGCGACTGCAGTTACTTTGGTTTTAATTGTTTCCAGAAGTTTCATTTTGATCTTTGTTCGCTATGGCTTTTGGTTGAAAGGCTGGGCTGGTTCGATTCCACCAGCCGCCGCCTAGTGCTGCAAATAATGCTGCTGTATCTGAGAATCGGGTTGCTTGTGCAGAAACCGATTTGACTTTAGCAATTTGATATTGATTTTGGTAGTAGAGAACAGCTAAGTAGCTAGCAGTGCCTAGCTTGTATTGCTGTTGCACTAATTCCAAAGTTTCATAAGCGTAACGCTCTGCATCTGATGCTGATTTCAATGCTTGTGCGCCAGTCTCGAGAGCTCGCAATGCATCGGCTACCTCTTGAAATGCTTTGAGTACGGTCGCCTGGTATTGGTAAACCGCCTGCTCATAATTCGCAACAGCGCCACGACGTTGCGCTAATAATTGTCCACCCTGAAAGAGTGGCTGAAAGATTCCACCAGCAACCGACCATAGGGTTGCGTTCGGCCCAAAGAGGGCTGCGCTAGTCAATGCTGCGGAACCAATAGCGCCAGTGATATTAAATTGTGGCAATAAATTGGCAGTGGCTACCCCCACCAAAGCATTGGTGGCCTTGAGCTGCGCTTCTGCAGCGCGCACGTCTGGGCGTTGGCGCACTAGGCTCGATGGCACTGAAAGCGGGAGCTTCTCTGGCAAGTGCAAAGACTTCAAGTCAAACTTCGTGATCTTGGCATTGCTGGGTAGCTCACCGACCAAGACAGCCAACTGATTACGCGCAAAGGAAAGATTGCGCTCATAAGTAAACAAATCCACTTGGGAGTTAGATACCAAGGTTCTTTGTGATGTCACATCCACTCGAGAAACCGTACCAATCGCTAGTTGCTTTTCTGTTACCTCAGCTAAATTTGTTTGTGCCTTCAGAATTTCTTCTGTAGCCTGCATCTGTGCACGCAAAGCCGCTTCACGTACTGCACCAGTAACAATATTGGCGGTCAGCGAAAGATATGCGCCCTCCAACTGAAACTGCGCAATCTCTGCTTGCGCTCTGGCGCCTTCAACTGCTCGGCGTGCCCCGCCAAAAACATCAAGCTTGTAGGTGACATTTACAGAAGCGTTGTAGAGGTTGTAAGTATCAGAGCCATAAGGCAAGCCATAAATAGCAGAAGGCTGTAACTGTCGAGTAGCGCCACCATTTAAACCAATTGCTGGGAAGTACTGCCCACCAATTTGTGCGCTGACATTTTCTTGGCTCGCACGCAGAGCAGCATCAGCTGCACCTAAATTAGGGTTTTGCTGCAAAGCTTTTTTGATCAATACATCTAGCTCGGGAGATTTAAATAATTCCCACCATTGAGCCTCAATATCAGCGCCTTCAATAAATTCTTGATTCGTTCCACCAGGTACTCCAGGTGCAGTAGTCAACTTTTGTGAAAGTGCAGTTTCGGTATATCCAGACGTATTGGGAGCATCGGGCTGCTTAAAGTCTGGACCTACCGCGCATGCAGAAAGAAATCCCGTAAAAATAAACGGAAGCAAACGCAAACTAGAGAAATCCTTAGAGCCAAACATGAATCGTGACAAATATCCTTTTCTACAGTAGATATTTGAACACACTTTTCTAATTGAGTCTGTGTAACACCTTGATTTGACTAATAAATTTTGTACACAGCTATGC from Polynucleobacter sp. AP-Jannik-300A-C4 encodes the following:
- a CDS encoding DUF1289 domain-containing protein encodes the protein MTTVPSPCINWCDINPENGFCRGCYRTLSEIADWSELSNPEKLEVWALLETRKPQAPQ
- a CDS encoding homocysteine S-methyltransferase family protein; translation: MQSNGLSQPYTRGQALPELLKQRILILDGAMGTMIQQYKLNEADYRGLPANQRFEAHPGDIKGNNELLVLTQPQIISKIHEQYLDAGADIIETNTFGATSVAQEDYKMAGLAREMNVISAQLARAACEKYSTPDKPRFAAGAIGPTPKTASISPDVNDPGARNVTFDALRASYREQIEGLFEGGVDLFLVETIFDTLNAKAALFALDEFFEETGERLPVMISGTVTDASGRILSGQTVEAFWNSLRHIKPLTFGLNCALGAALMRPYIAELARICDAAVSCYPNAGLPNPMSDTGFDETPEITSSLVDGFAKDGLVNLVGGCCGTTPDHIRAIANAVAKRKPRAFYRESAEVSA
- a CDS encoding glutathione S-transferase family protein; translation: MMRLWGRKSSINVQKVLWCLAELGLEEGKDFERIDAGLHFGINHTPEFLALNPNGLVPTLEDGDLVLWESNTILRYLVRQYDRSKRFPADTKNQYQSEKWMDWQLGTMWPPLRVAFLGLTRTPEADRNYELIKSSYQEADALLALLDQTLEKHAYCAGEQFSVGDIPLALCVSRWILLPQTFPEKIGPRSQLNNIDAWMKRIELETKYQIVAQKELNIVK
- a CDS encoding flavin reductase family protein; the protein is MTPFTSQELRKGFSSFATGVTVITCLDADQNAHGITISSFNTVSLEPPLILWSLKKHSRLMPNFEVGHKQLIHVLARSQEAMAMHFATVKENQFDNIPHKIAASGLTQIEGCSAYFECETVSVHTGGDHNIIVAKVLNLKHTPESHPLIFAHSKFMGLDSSI
- a CDS encoding efflux RND transporter permease subunit; the protein is MNWTDIFIRRPVLSLVVSALVLVFGLKAAGSLPVNQYPQTQNAIVTITTAYYGADPETIAGFITQPLETAIAQSQGIDYLSSMSVSGLSTITATLKLNYDSNAALTQIQTQISSVKNQLPPQAQQPVLTVQIGQSTAAMYMGFYSDDIPNNAITDYLLRVVKPKLDAVDGVQNAEITGGRKFALRAWLDREKMAGLGVGADDVYSAMAANNYLSAVGSTKGDMVAVDLVAGTDLHTLDEFRKLVVKKDGINIVYLDQVATVSMGSEDYNTNVAFSGKRSVFIAIKVAPQANLLDVAERVRAVVPDIQKQLPTGMSGKVVYDSTKFITTSIDEVVATLLEALLIVTVVIYLFLGSARAVAVPVIAMPLSLIGTFFLMQILGYSINLLTLLALVLAIGLVVDDAIIVVENVDRHMKEGKSPLEASLIAARELGGPILAMTIVLIAVYIPIGFQGGLTGALFTEFAFTLASAVAVSGLIALTLSPMMCSRIFTEEQEASSFVQKIDRVFEKVHHSYQSTLRELLSTWQVIIVMGVILLGGVAYLYATARAELAPTEDQGIVLMQASGPPNSTVNQMQTYADQIYQISAAEPEYEQMFQITSPTSSFGGVLLKDWDQRSRNATKFQEAMQSKWNSIAGARVAAFQFPALPGAQGLPVQVVINTTESYEQLNEVSQAVLDKARRSGNFFFVDSDLKIDKPQDVLEIDREKVAALGMTQQQVGSALSAALGGGYVNYFSVAGRSYRVIPQVKQVDRLNPDQILDYYIRTPSGQMIQARTIATIKQKVVPQSINHFQQLNSATISGVSTPFISQADLLEFMRQTLKEVAPNGYTMDYAGPSRQFMAESGGFLVTMFFAILIVFLVLAAQFESFRDPIVILVSVPLALFGALIFINLGFTTLNVYTQVGLVTLMGLISKHGILIVEFANELQEAGRSKLDAIVEASSVRLRPILMTTAAMVLGVVPLVIASGAGAAGRQSMGIVIFTGLSIGTLFTLFVVPAMYLFIGADHHQKKFKQQ
- a CDS encoding MBL fold metallo-hydrolase: MNTKNQSSDLSSIHYPLADTLPEVGSSMEVAPGVRWLRMRLPFALDHINLWLLRDEFEGVQGWTIVDCGIANDETKAAWDEIFATQLEGLPVLRVIVTHMHPDHVGLSQWLCEKWNAPLWISMTDYLTAQWLSHKEGGAAVGARAGGGGSADHFQKHGLVAPEDLEKIRARSNYYSNMVPGVPRQYRRIIDGEMILIGGHEWQVIMGFGHAPEHASLFCKDLGVLISGDMLLPRISTNVSVYDADPDADPLGLYLSSLDRYLPLPDSTLVLPSHGKPFTGMKPRIDQLKAHHDDRLAETLGACKKPATAREIVPVLFRRELDIHQMTFAMGEAIAHLNYLLRRGKLSRQLCDDGVLRFCVV
- a CDS encoding PhaM family polyhydroxyalkanoate granule multifunctional regulatory protein — protein: MFGTIPEFNQSLEMMKTMWGQAAGGQTPGQFPFTTDASKAAGGFGSAFPGLDTDELEKRIKDLKSVENWLNLNLNILKSTIQGLEVQHATMMALKSFGDAVSATAAAATGGATEDSGTKAAKPRKTATRRRRKAGDSTFLDEVGNSDEQ
- a CDS encoding MDR family oxidoreductase, with the translated sequence MFNAILVNKDDRGYRAELTQVDELSLPEGDVRVKVLYSTLNYKDGLAITGKGPVVRSFPMVPGIDFAGEVLESASPEFKAGDMVLLNGWGVGEGHWGGLAQQARVKSEWLIPLPKGFTAKQALAIGTAGYTAMLCVMALQKHGLKPSDGEVLVTGAAGGVGSFAITLLSKLGFTVVASTGRLSEADYLKKLGASEVIDRAALSAPGKPLAKERWAAVVDSVGSHTLANACAQTKSDGAVAACGLAQGMDFPSTVAPFILRGVTLYGINSVTVPKAKRMAAYEQLSKLVDLKTLEEISHEISLEDSIKYAAELMAGNVRGRLIVDVNK
- a CDS encoding efflux RND transporter periplasmic adaptor subunit, encoding MKLLETIKTKVTAVALALWAWTLAKAVEWKLREKLIALWGKVKGLCLRLRDRFIRSKANAKLQSMTPLGRRMTIMLCGVFLLLGLIFGFNQLKTFMIKHFIAGMGLPPATVSTMVVETTAWQPKLSSVGNVRAFRGVDLSTEIGGLVQTVPIKSGMDVKEGDLLIKLNDASDVAQLNSLKALADLAKVINERDRQQLEIQAISKNVFDTSKADAASKQAQVEQQTALVAKKNLKAPFTGRVGIVMINPGQFVNPGDKLLTLQTLDPIFVDFNLPQSNAEQIRVGQEIVVTTDAFKGASFTGKVTAVSPKVDTNTRNIQIEAQLANPDKKILPGMFANVNIKLGDEVKLLTLPQTAVTYNPYGSTVFIAKPTGKKDKQGKPALEAQQVFVTTGLTRGDQVAILKGVEEGATVVTSGQLKLKNGTPLIINNKVLPSNSPNPQPQE